One window from the genome of Spiractinospora alimapuensis encodes:
- a CDS encoding TetR/AcrR family transcriptional regulator, with translation MSDRATNDVRDRVRDIIQRSDELQRVFATRIGMEPSKLSKSLTGTRRFSADELVSIAEAGGVTVNWLVNGDDTATTVTATPRPSAEVTSTPVGIADDTGALREHNRRQQIIDAAWTLIAERGYHAVRVADIAKECGTSAATVHYHFPTLRDLLLEALRHSVRLAFDRQVAGLHTIVDPRERLYQLIELQLPHPGRLRLEWSIWLQVWTAAALDPTMRDLHADSYWRWHETIARTLREGQDTGVFGAFDPEQMTKRITALVDGMGIQVLAGMPGRTVTDMRQTMRDVIERDIVQE, from the coding sequence ATGAGCGACAGGGCAACGAACGACGTACGGGACCGGGTGCGGGACATCATCCAACGCTCGGACGAGCTGCAACGCGTGTTCGCGACGCGGATCGGCATGGAGCCCTCCAAGCTCTCCAAATCACTGACCGGGACGCGACGCTTCAGCGCCGACGAACTGGTCAGCATCGCCGAAGCCGGTGGGGTGACCGTCAACTGGCTGGTCAACGGGGACGACACGGCGACGACGGTCACCGCCACGCCACGCCCCTCCGCGGAGGTCACCTCCACGCCGGTCGGCATCGCCGACGACACGGGTGCACTGCGGGAACACAACCGACGCCAGCAGATCATCGACGCCGCCTGGACGTTGATCGCCGAACGCGGTTACCACGCCGTCCGGGTCGCCGACATCGCCAAGGAGTGTGGAACGTCCGCGGCGACGGTGCACTATCACTTCCCGACCCTTCGTGACCTGCTGCTCGAGGCACTGCGACACTCCGTGCGTCTCGCGTTCGACCGTCAGGTCGCGGGGCTGCACACCATCGTCGACCCGCGGGAACGCCTGTACCAGTTGATCGAGCTCCAGCTCCCCCACCCTGGGCGTCTACGTCTGGAGTGGTCGATCTGGCTGCAGGTCTGGACCGCCGCCGCGCTGGACCCCACCATGCGGGACCTCCACGCCGACTCCTACTGGCGTTGGCACGAGACCATCGCCCGCACCCTGCGCGAGGGCCAGGACACCGGGGTGTTCGGCGCGTTCGATCCAGAGCAGATGACCAAGCGCATCACGGCGCTCGTCGACGGGATGGGCATCCAGGTCCTCGCCGGTATGCCCGGACGCACCGTGACGGACATGCGCCAGACCATGCGCGACGTCATCGAACGCGACATCGTCCAGGAGTGA